One window from the genome of Populus alba chromosome 15, ASM523922v2, whole genome shotgun sequence encodes:
- the LOC118056267 gene encoding pectin acetylesterase 9 isoform X1: protein MDLAVAILLVLLNLASWCTCSDSRLLVKMTLVPSASRIGGFCLDGSLPAYHLHRGFGAGARNWLLQFEGGGWCNDIQSCLERAQTRRGSTLYMNRLEDFNGILSNNASLNPDFYNWNRVKLRYCDGGSFSGDAKFDNGTSVLYFRGKKIWEAIILDLLPKGLMHARKALLSGCSAGGLSSFLHCENFARILPRNTSVKCLSDAGFFMDERDVTLNHTMRNFFENLVSLQGIEENLNKNCTSFLNNPKLCMFPQYFLKYITTPLFILNTAYDVYQFHHALVPPSADTSGHWNRCKLSIASCDTRQLDILQDFRQDMLVALLSSRIYSRRGGMFINSCFAHCQSESQDTWFARDSPQIHSKTIAEAVGDWYFSRNTSLLIDCAYPCGTCCHNIVA, encoded by the exons ATGGATTTAGCAGTAGCCATATTACTGGTATTGTTGAATTTGGCGTCATGGTGCACTTGCTCAGATAGCCGGCTTCTTGTTAAGATGACCCTGGTCCCCAGTGCTTCCAGAATTGGTGGAT TTTGCTTGGATGGAAGTTTGCCAGCGTATCACTTGCACAGAGGATTCGGTGCTGGTGCACGCAACTGGCTTCTGCAATTTGAG GGAGGTGGATGGTGCAATGATATCCAATCATGCTTGGAGAGAGCCCAAACGCGGCGGGGATCTACCCTTTACATGAACAGGTTGGAGGATTTCAATGGAATCCTAAGCAACAATGCCTCTCTTAATCCAG ATTTTTACAATTGGAACCGTGTGAAGCTTAGATATTGTGATGGAGGCTCGTTTTCTGGAGATGCCAAGTTCGACAATGGG ACATCAGTCCTTTACTTTAGAGGGAAAAAGATTTGGGAAGCAATCATTCTTGATCTTCTCCCCAAAGGCTTGATGCATGCACGCAAG GCTTTGCTTTCAGGTTGCTCTGCTGGGGGTTTGTCATCCTTTCTCCATTGCGAAAACTTTGCCAGGATATTACCGAGGAATACCAGTGTGAAATGCTTGAGTGATGCTGGTTTTTTCATGGACGA AAGAGACGTCACTTTGAACCACACTATGAGGAACTTCTTTGAAAACCTTGTTTCTCTACAG GGGATTGAAGAGAATCTCAACAAGAATTGCACTAGTTTCCTCAACAACCCAAAACTG TGCATGTTTCCGCAGTATTTCTTGAAATACATCACAACACCACTCTTCATCCTGAACACAGCCTATGATGTTTACCAA TTCCATCATGCATTGGTTCCACCTTCCGCTGACACGAGCGGACACTGGAACCGTTGCAAGCTGAGCATAGCATCATGTGACACACGGCAGCTTGACATATTGCAAG ATTTCAGGCAAGACATGCTGGTGGCGTTGCTATCATCTCGCATATATTCTAGAAGAGGGGGAATGTTTATAAATTCATGCTTTGCTCATTGCCAAAGTGAGTCCCAGGACACATGGTTTGCGCGAGACTCCCCGCAAATACACAGTAAG ACTATTGCAGAAGCCGTTGGCGACTGGTATTTTAGTAGAAATACAAGCTTGTTAATTGACTGTGCATATCCTTGCGGCACCTGCTGCCATAACATTGTAGCATAG
- the LOC118056268 gene encoding signal peptide peptidase-like 1: METLWKLLYLLEPAPVTLIVTAVAVTFGSAFRALNYGKEMERNRDWSEASITLDRSQALMIPIMSSCSLLLMFYLFSSVSQLLTAFTAIASVSSLFFSLSPFAAYMKSRCGLADPHVSRCCSRSFTRIQGLLLVSCFLTVSAWLVSGHWVLNNLLGISICIAFVSHVRLPNIKICAILLACLFVYDIFWVFFSERFFGANVMVSVATQQASNPVHTVANSLSLPGLQLITKKLELPVKIVFPRNLLGSTASGGNATDFMMLGLGDMAIPAMLLALVLCFDYRKSRDPMNLLDLHSSKGQRYIWYALPGYAIGLVTALAAGVLTHSPQPALLYLVPSTLGPVIFVSWIRKELPELWEGSMCNGNDKARQIEV, encoded by the exons ATGGAGACCTTGTGGAAACTTTTGTATTTGCTGGAACCTGCACCTGTTACCCTTATAGTGACAGCAGTGGCTGTAACATTTGGGTCTGCTTTTCGAGCTTTAAATTATGGCAAAGAAATGGAGAGGAACCGTGACTGGTCAGAAGCATCCATTACATTGGATAGGTCACAAGCACTAATGATCCCGATAATGAGTTCTTGCAGTTTGCTGTTGATGTTTTACCTGTTTTCGTCTGTCTCACAGCTCCTTACTGCATTTACAGCCATTGCCTCTGTTTCATCCctcttcttctccctctctccttTTGCTGCCTATATGAAGTCACGTTGTGGTTTGGCAGACCCGCATGTGTCTCGTTGCTGTTCAAGGTCATTTACACGAATCCAAGGGTTGTTGTTGGTGTCATGCTTCCTAACCGTTTCTGCTTGGCTTGTTTCTGGGCATTGGGTACTGAACAATCTGTTGGGTATTTCAATTTGCATTGCATTTGTGAGTCATGTAAGGCTTCCGAACATCAAAATATGTGCAATTCTCCTTGCATGCTTGTTCGTATATGACATTTTCTGGGTATTCTTCTCGGAGAGATTTTTTGGTGCCAATGTCATGGTATCAGTGGCAACGCAACAAGCATCAAATCCTGTTCATACGGTGGCCAATAGTTTGAGTCTTCCAGGTTTGCAATTGATTACAAAGAAGCTTGAGTTGCCAGTGAAAATAGTCTTTCCCAGAAATTTGTTGGGTAGTACAGCTTCGGGAGGAAATGCTACAGATTTCATGATGCTTGGTCTTGGCGACATG GCTATACCTGCCATGCTTCTAGCATTAGTCCTTTGTTTTGACTACCGAAAGAGCAGAGATCCCATGAATCTCTTAGATTTACATTCTTCCAAGGGACAGAGATACATATGGTATGCACTTCCTGGATATGCCATAGGATTAGTAACTGCTTTAGCTGCTGGTGTTCTGACTCACTCACCGCAACCCGCTCTTCTCTATCTG GTGCCTTCTACACTCGGACCTGTTATCTTTGTCTCTTGGATTAGGAAGGAACTGCCTGAGTTGTGGGAAGGAAGCATGTGTAATGGCAATGACAAAGCACGTCAAATAGAAGTTTGA
- the LOC118056267 gene encoding pectin acetylesterase 9 isoform X2 translates to MDLAVAILLVLLNLASWCTCSDSRLLVKMTLVPSASRIGGFCLDGSLPAYHLHRGFGAGARNWLLQFEGGGWCNDIQSCLERAQTRRGSTLYMNRLEDFNGILSNNASLNPDFYNWNRVKLRYCDGGSFSGDAKFDNGALLSGCSAGGLSSFLHCENFARILPRNTSVKCLSDAGFFMDERDVTLNHTMRNFFENLVSLQGIEENLNKNCTSFLNNPKLCMFPQYFLKYITTPLFILNTAYDVYQFHHALVPPSADTSGHWNRCKLSIASCDTRQLDILQDFRQDMLVALLSSRIYSRRGGMFINSCFAHCQSESQDTWFARDSPQIHSKTIAEAVGDWYFSRNTSLLIDCAYPCGTCCHNIVA, encoded by the exons ATGGATTTAGCAGTAGCCATATTACTGGTATTGTTGAATTTGGCGTCATGGTGCACTTGCTCAGATAGCCGGCTTCTTGTTAAGATGACCCTGGTCCCCAGTGCTTCCAGAATTGGTGGAT TTTGCTTGGATGGAAGTTTGCCAGCGTATCACTTGCACAGAGGATTCGGTGCTGGTGCACGCAACTGGCTTCTGCAATTTGAG GGAGGTGGATGGTGCAATGATATCCAATCATGCTTGGAGAGAGCCCAAACGCGGCGGGGATCTACCCTTTACATGAACAGGTTGGAGGATTTCAATGGAATCCTAAGCAACAATGCCTCTCTTAATCCAG ATTTTTACAATTGGAACCGTGTGAAGCTTAGATATTGTGATGGAGGCTCGTTTTCTGGAGATGCCAAGTTCGACAATGGG GCTTTGCTTTCAGGTTGCTCTGCTGGGGGTTTGTCATCCTTTCTCCATTGCGAAAACTTTGCCAGGATATTACCGAGGAATACCAGTGTGAAATGCTTGAGTGATGCTGGTTTTTTCATGGACGA AAGAGACGTCACTTTGAACCACACTATGAGGAACTTCTTTGAAAACCTTGTTTCTCTACAG GGGATTGAAGAGAATCTCAACAAGAATTGCACTAGTTTCCTCAACAACCCAAAACTG TGCATGTTTCCGCAGTATTTCTTGAAATACATCACAACACCACTCTTCATCCTGAACACAGCCTATGATGTTTACCAA TTCCATCATGCATTGGTTCCACCTTCCGCTGACACGAGCGGACACTGGAACCGTTGCAAGCTGAGCATAGCATCATGTGACACACGGCAGCTTGACATATTGCAAG ATTTCAGGCAAGACATGCTGGTGGCGTTGCTATCATCTCGCATATATTCTAGAAGAGGGGGAATGTTTATAAATTCATGCTTTGCTCATTGCCAAAGTGAGTCCCAGGACACATGGTTTGCGCGAGACTCCCCGCAAATACACAGTAAG ACTATTGCAGAAGCCGTTGGCGACTGGTATTTTAGTAGAAATACAAGCTTGTTAATTGACTGTGCATATCCTTGCGGCACCTGCTGCCATAACATTGTAGCATAG
- the LOC118056269 gene encoding uncharacterized protein isoform X1 — MVSSMAATCSPTSLQLRLAMNCHNRRISPPTQTRPWMRNKEVGSGSFRLLFLPQNERRFDGGSWTGSSSAADNFAGWSDSDHDSDQSIENQRKKWLRGIVGAGVAGVILFAGLTFAALSLSKWSTSRPKQQMEPFTTQQEVSLASDMEDDKVEESKSEDRNDSDLESKTDIQTDLSSFPELNEAPSENVLGDSTETLTVDDVDYATRVSGTGNNDSFQEDLQYESSFDDKSIAPEMTPSSENLPSSEINAISPVSTFEVDKNPVNVELSNVPDITNLNTDHQSELHVSKINENSDPSSDSFTSTVLEPNEPMGVNISDSSPMDSSSEPQLVPEDDTEAVALLLTKENLDLSNTTQNSAERNSSSREVNYLDESDFSGTVSEFANQKAIIANNEMKESKPFFELPTPEISFSSAGIPAPSAVSAALQVLPGKVLVPAVVDQLQGQTFAALQVLKVIEADVQPSDLCTRREYARWLVAASSVLSRSTVSKVYPAMYIENVTELAFDDITPDDPDFSSIQGLAEAGFISSKLSNHDLFSSSVENQGPFYFAAESPLSRQDLVSWKMALDKRQLPEADKKMLYKLSGFRDIDKINPDAWPALVADLSAGDQGIISLAFGCTRLFQPDKPVTKAQAAVALATGEASDTVSEELARIEAESVAENAVSAHSALVAQVEQDINESFEKELSMEREKINAVERMAEEARCELERLRAEREKDGVALMKERIAIESEMEVLSKLRREVEEQLQSLLSNKVEISYEKERISKLQKEAESEKQEISRLQYDLEVERKALSMARAWAEDEAKRAREQAKALEEARYRWEKHGIKVVVDSSLDEESSTGVTWLTAGKQVSSAEGTVNRAENLVDKLKLMADNVKGKSREVIDKIIQKVQVLISILREWVAKAYAQTKELKEATISKTRGSIQELQQNTTEFSFAIKEKARGSVQELRQNTADFSLAVKESTKRVAEDCREGVEKLTQKFKS; from the exons ATGGTATCATCCATGGCTGCCACCTGTTCTCCAACCTCTCTACAGCTTCGGTTAGCCATGAATTGCCATAACCGTCGAATATCGCCTCCAACACAAACACGGCCTTGGATGAGGAACAAGGAGGTAGGTAGTGGTAGCTTTCGCTTGCTCTTCCTGCCTCAAAATGAACGGCGTTTTGATGGAGGTTCGTGGACTGGGTCGAGTTCTGCTGCGGATAATTTTGCTGGATGGTCTGATTCGGATCATGATAGTGATCAGTCTATTGAGAATCAGAGAAAGAAATGGCTTAGAG GGATTGTGGGAGCTGGAGTAGCCGGGGTCATTCTATTTGCAGGGCTTACCTTTGCAGCATTGTCTTTAAGCAAGTGGAGCACTTCCA GGCCAAAACAACAGATGGAACCATTCACAACTCAGCAGGAAGTTTCATTGGCCTCTGACATGGAGGATGATAAAGTTGAGGAGAGTAAAAGTGAGGACAGAAATGATAGTGATCTGGAAAGCAAGACAGATATACAAACAGATCTTTCTTCATTTCCAGAACTTAATGAAGCACCCAGTGAAAATGTACTTGGTGACAGCACTGAGACCCTGACTGTAGACGATGTTGATTATGCTACTAGGGTCAGTGGTACCGGTAATAATGATTCTTTTCAAGAAGATTTACAATATGAATCAAGTTTTGATGACAAGTCTATTGCTCCTGAAATGACTCCCAGCTCAGAGAATTTGCCCAGTTCTGAAATTAATGCAATTTCCCCTGTATCAACTTTTGAAGTAGATAAAAATCCTGTTAATGTCGAACTTAGCAACGTGCCAGATATAACAAATCTTAACACGGACCACCAAAGTGAATTGCATGTCTCGAAGATAAATGAGAATTCCGATCCTTCATCAGATTCTTTTACTTCCACTGTTCTTGAACCCAATGAGCCTATGGGTGTGAATATTTCAGACAGTTCACCCATGGATTCAAGTTCAGAACCTCAACTTGTTCCTGAAGATGATACAGAAGCTGTAGCCTTGCTTTTAACCAAAGAAAATCTTGATCTGAGCAATACAACACAGAACTCAGCCGAGAGAAATAGTTCTTCCCGGGAAGTGAATTACTTAGATGAAAGTGATTTCTCAGGAACAGTGTCTGAGTTTGCAAACCAAAAAGCCATAATTGCTAATAATGAGATGAAGGAAAGCAAACCATTTTTTGAACTTCCAACTCCTGAAATTTCTTTCTCCTCTGCTGGTATACCTGCTCCATCTGCAGTTTCTGCAGCCTTGCAGGTGCTTCCTGGAAAGGTTCTAGTTCCTGCAGTTGTTGATCAGCTTCAGGGACAGACATTTGCTGCATTGCAAGTTTTGAAG GTTATTGAGGCTGATGTTCAACCTAGTGATCTATGTACACGCCGTGAATATGCTCGCTGGTTAGTTGCTGCTAGCAGTGTTCTTTCAAG GAGCACAGTGTCAAAAGTATATCCTGCAATGTACATAGAGAATGTTACTGAACTTGCGTTTGATGATATCACACCTGATGACCCTGATTTTTCATCCATTCAAG GCTTAGCTGAAGCAGGATTTATCTCAAGCAAGCTTTCAaatcatgatttgttttcttcttcagtTGAAAACCAAGGTCCATTTTACTTTGCTGCTGAAAG CCCTTTATCACGCCAGGACCTTGTAAGTTGGAAGATGGCCCTAGATAAAAGACAACTTCCAGAAGCAGATAAAAAG ATGCTATACAAGCTTTCTGGGTTTAGAGATATTGACAAGATAAACCCAGATGCATGGCCTGCACTTGTAGCTGACTTGTCTGCAGGAGATCAAGGAATTATATCACTTGCATTCG GTTGCACGAGATTGTTCCAGCCTGATAAACCTGTCACAAAGGCCCAAGCTGCTGTTGCTCTTGCAACTGGTGAGGCTTCTGACACAGTTAGTGAAGAGCTTGCACGCATTGAAGCAGAATCTGTGGCAGAAAATGCTGTTTCTGCCCACAGTGCTTTAGTAGCTCAAGTTGAACAGGATATAAATGAAAGTTTTGAGAAGGAGCTTTCCATGGAGAGGGAAAAGATTAATGCTGTAGAGAGAATGGCTGAAGAGGCAAGGTGTGAATTAGAAAGGTTAAGAGCTGAGAGGGAGAAGGATGGTGTTGCCTTGATGAAGGAACGCATTGCTATTGAATCTGAAATGGAAGTTCTTTCAAAGTTAAGGCGTGAAGTGGAGGAGCAGTTGCAAAGCCTTTTGAGCAACAAGGTGGAGATAtcatatgaaaaagaaaggattAGCAAGCTTCAAAAGGAAGCTGAGAGTGAAAAGCAGGAGATCTCTAGATTACAGTATGACCTAGAGGTTGAGCGGAAAGCCTTATCTATGGCCag GGCTTGGGCTGAAGATGAGGCAAAAAGAGCAAGAGAGCAGGCAAAAGCCCTTGAAGAGGCTAGATATCGGTGGGAGAAGCATGGCATCAAGGTGGTTGTTGACAGCAGTCTAGATGAAGAGAGTTCTACTGGAGTTACATGGCTGACTGCTGGAAAACAAGTCTCTTCTGCTGAAGGAACTGTTAACAGGGCTGAGAACTTGGTGGACAAGCTCAAGCTAATGGCAGATAACGTTAAAGGGAAGTCTCGAGAAGTAATTGATAAAATCATACAGAAGGTTCAGGTCTTAATCTCAATTCTGAGAGAGTGGGTTGCCAAGGCATATGCACAGACCAAAGAACTTAAAGAAGCCACCATCTCAAAGACACGGGGATCAATACAAGAGTTGCAGCAGAACACAACTGAATTTAGTTTTGCCATCAAGGAGAAGGCAAGAGGATCAGTGCAAGAGTTGCGGCAAAATACTGCAGATTTTAGTTTGGCTGTCAAGGAAAGCACAAAGCGGGTGGCAGAAGATTGCAGGGAGGGAGTGGAGAAACTCACACAGAAGTTCAAATCGTGA
- the LOC118056270 gene encoding large ribosomal subunit protein eL36y, whose product MAPKQPNTGLFVGLNKGHVVTKKDLAPRPSDRKGKSSKRVLFVRSLIREVAGFAPYEKRITELLKVGKDKRALKVAKRKLGTHKRAKKKREEMSNVLRKMRSAGGGEKKK is encoded by the exons ATGGCTCCAAAACAGCCGAATACCGGTCTCTTTGTGGGTTTGAACAAGGGGCACGTAGTTACTAAGAAGGATTTAGCTCCACGTCCTTCTGATCGCAAAGGG AAATCTAGCAAAAGGGTTCTCTTTGTCAGGAGTTTGATCAGGGAAGTTGCTGGCTTTGCACCATATGAGAAGAGGATCACTGAGCTTCTCAAGGTTGGCAAGGACAAACGTGCTTTGAAGGTGGCTAAAAGAAAGCTTGGGACACACAAAAGAGCTAAGAAGAAGCGTGAGGAGATGTCCAATGTTCTCCGCAAGATGAG GTCTGCTGGGGGTGGTGAGAAGAAGAagtga
- the LOC118056269 gene encoding uncharacterized protein isoform X2, which translates to MEPFTTQQEVSLASDMEDDKVEESKSEDRNDSDLESKTDIQTDLSSFPELNEAPSENVLGDSTETLTVDDVDYATRVSGTGNNDSFQEDLQYESSFDDKSIAPEMTPSSENLPSSEINAISPVSTFEVDKNPVNVELSNVPDITNLNTDHQSELHVSKINENSDPSSDSFTSTVLEPNEPMGVNISDSSPMDSSSEPQLVPEDDTEAVALLLTKENLDLSNTTQNSAERNSSSREVNYLDESDFSGTVSEFANQKAIIANNEMKESKPFFELPTPEISFSSAGIPAPSAVSAALQVLPGKVLVPAVVDQLQGQTFAALQVLKVIEADVQPSDLCTRREYARWLVAASSVLSRSTVSKVYPAMYIENVTELAFDDITPDDPDFSSIQGLAEAGFISSKLSNHDLFSSSVENQGPFYFAAESPLSRQDLVSWKMALDKRQLPEADKKMLYKLSGFRDIDKINPDAWPALVADLSAGDQGIISLAFGCTRLFQPDKPVTKAQAAVALATGEASDTVSEELARIEAESVAENAVSAHSALVAQVEQDINESFEKELSMEREKINAVERMAEEARCELERLRAEREKDGVALMKERIAIESEMEVLSKLRREVEEQLQSLLSNKVEISYEKERISKLQKEAESEKQEISRLQYDLEVERKALSMARAWAEDEAKRAREQAKALEEARYRWEKHGIKVVVDSSLDEESSTGVTWLTAGKQVSSAEGTVNRAENLVDKLKLMADNVKGKSREVIDKIIQKVQVLISILREWVAKAYAQTKELKEATISKTRGSIQELQQNTTEFSFAIKEKARGSVQELRQNTADFSLAVKESTKRVAEDCREGVEKLTQKFKS; encoded by the exons ATGGAACCATTCACAACTCAGCAGGAAGTTTCATTGGCCTCTGACATGGAGGATGATAAAGTTGAGGAGAGTAAAAGTGAGGACAGAAATGATAGTGATCTGGAAAGCAAGACAGATATACAAACAGATCTTTCTTCATTTCCAGAACTTAATGAAGCACCCAGTGAAAATGTACTTGGTGACAGCACTGAGACCCTGACTGTAGACGATGTTGATTATGCTACTAGGGTCAGTGGTACCGGTAATAATGATTCTTTTCAAGAAGATTTACAATATGAATCAAGTTTTGATGACAAGTCTATTGCTCCTGAAATGACTCCCAGCTCAGAGAATTTGCCCAGTTCTGAAATTAATGCAATTTCCCCTGTATCAACTTTTGAAGTAGATAAAAATCCTGTTAATGTCGAACTTAGCAACGTGCCAGATATAACAAATCTTAACACGGACCACCAAAGTGAATTGCATGTCTCGAAGATAAATGAGAATTCCGATCCTTCATCAGATTCTTTTACTTCCACTGTTCTTGAACCCAATGAGCCTATGGGTGTGAATATTTCAGACAGTTCACCCATGGATTCAAGTTCAGAACCTCAACTTGTTCCTGAAGATGATACAGAAGCTGTAGCCTTGCTTTTAACCAAAGAAAATCTTGATCTGAGCAATACAACACAGAACTCAGCCGAGAGAAATAGTTCTTCCCGGGAAGTGAATTACTTAGATGAAAGTGATTTCTCAGGAACAGTGTCTGAGTTTGCAAACCAAAAAGCCATAATTGCTAATAATGAGATGAAGGAAAGCAAACCATTTTTTGAACTTCCAACTCCTGAAATTTCTTTCTCCTCTGCTGGTATACCTGCTCCATCTGCAGTTTCTGCAGCCTTGCAGGTGCTTCCTGGAAAGGTTCTAGTTCCTGCAGTTGTTGATCAGCTTCAGGGACAGACATTTGCTGCATTGCAAGTTTTGAAG GTTATTGAGGCTGATGTTCAACCTAGTGATCTATGTACACGCCGTGAATATGCTCGCTGGTTAGTTGCTGCTAGCAGTGTTCTTTCAAG GAGCACAGTGTCAAAAGTATATCCTGCAATGTACATAGAGAATGTTACTGAACTTGCGTTTGATGATATCACACCTGATGACCCTGATTTTTCATCCATTCAAG GCTTAGCTGAAGCAGGATTTATCTCAAGCAAGCTTTCAaatcatgatttgttttcttcttcagtTGAAAACCAAGGTCCATTTTACTTTGCTGCTGAAAG CCCTTTATCACGCCAGGACCTTGTAAGTTGGAAGATGGCCCTAGATAAAAGACAACTTCCAGAAGCAGATAAAAAG ATGCTATACAAGCTTTCTGGGTTTAGAGATATTGACAAGATAAACCCAGATGCATGGCCTGCACTTGTAGCTGACTTGTCTGCAGGAGATCAAGGAATTATATCACTTGCATTCG GTTGCACGAGATTGTTCCAGCCTGATAAACCTGTCACAAAGGCCCAAGCTGCTGTTGCTCTTGCAACTGGTGAGGCTTCTGACACAGTTAGTGAAGAGCTTGCACGCATTGAAGCAGAATCTGTGGCAGAAAATGCTGTTTCTGCCCACAGTGCTTTAGTAGCTCAAGTTGAACAGGATATAAATGAAAGTTTTGAGAAGGAGCTTTCCATGGAGAGGGAAAAGATTAATGCTGTAGAGAGAATGGCTGAAGAGGCAAGGTGTGAATTAGAAAGGTTAAGAGCTGAGAGGGAGAAGGATGGTGTTGCCTTGATGAAGGAACGCATTGCTATTGAATCTGAAATGGAAGTTCTTTCAAAGTTAAGGCGTGAAGTGGAGGAGCAGTTGCAAAGCCTTTTGAGCAACAAGGTGGAGATAtcatatgaaaaagaaaggattAGCAAGCTTCAAAAGGAAGCTGAGAGTGAAAAGCAGGAGATCTCTAGATTACAGTATGACCTAGAGGTTGAGCGGAAAGCCTTATCTATGGCCag GGCTTGGGCTGAAGATGAGGCAAAAAGAGCAAGAGAGCAGGCAAAAGCCCTTGAAGAGGCTAGATATCGGTGGGAGAAGCATGGCATCAAGGTGGTTGTTGACAGCAGTCTAGATGAAGAGAGTTCTACTGGAGTTACATGGCTGACTGCTGGAAAACAAGTCTCTTCTGCTGAAGGAACTGTTAACAGGGCTGAGAACTTGGTGGACAAGCTCAAGCTAATGGCAGATAACGTTAAAGGGAAGTCTCGAGAAGTAATTGATAAAATCATACAGAAGGTTCAGGTCTTAATCTCAATTCTGAGAGAGTGGGTTGCCAAGGCATATGCACAGACCAAAGAACTTAAAGAAGCCACCATCTCAAAGACACGGGGATCAATACAAGAGTTGCAGCAGAACACAACTGAATTTAGTTTTGCCATCAAGGAGAAGGCAAGAGGATCAGTGCAAGAGTTGCGGCAAAATACTGCAGATTTTAGTTTGGCTGTCAAGGAAAGCACAAAGCGGGTGGCAGAAGATTGCAGGGAGGGAGTGGAGAAACTCACACAGAAGTTCAAATCGTGA